In the Candidatus Woesearchaeota archaeon genome, GATGGGCCCTAATGGAGCAGGCAAAAGTACGCTGGTCAATACCTTGATGGGTCATCCTCAGTACTCGGTTACGCAAGGATCCATTGTTTTCAATGGTGAGGATATCACACAGCTTTCACCAGATGAACGCGCTAAACGTGGTTTGTTTTTGTGCTTTCAGTATCCAAAAGAAATCCCAGGAGTAACCTTAACCAATCTCCTGCGTACGGCATTGAACGCGCGTCGACCAAAAGAGAATCCTATTACCATAGCTGCATTTCAGCAACTCTTGCGAGAAAAAATGAACGCATTGAAAGTAACCGAATCGTTTGTCAGCAGGTATGTCAATGAAGGCTTCTCTGGTGGAGAAAAGAAAAAAGCTGAGATATTACAACTTGCTGTTCTCGATCCGAGCTTAGCCATTCTTGACGAGACTGATTCAGGCCTTGACATTGATTCATTACGAATTGTTGCACAGGGTGTTAATACCTTCATGTCTCCAGAGAAATGTATTTTAATCATTACGCATTACAAAAGAATCCTGGAATATATTAAACCAGACAAACTCTTGATTATGGTTGATGGTAAGGTAGCTATGGAAGGTGATGGTAGCCTTGTTGATCATTTAGAAGAAAAAGGATACGAGTGGAT is a window encoding:
- the sufC gene encoding Fe-S cluster assembly ATPase SufC, which gives rise to MTLLSIDNLHVSVEGKEIIKGLHLSLEKGKIHALMGPNGAGKSTLVNTLMGHPQYSVTQGSIVFNGEDITQLSPDERAKRGLFLCFQYPKEIPGVTLTNLLRTALNARRPKENPITIAAFQQLLREKMNALKVTESFVSRYVNEGFSGGEKKKAEILQLAVLDPSLAILDETDSGLDIDSLRIVAQGVNTFMSPEKCILIITHYKRILEYIKPDKLLIMVDGKVAMEGDGSLVDHLEEKGYEWITKE